ATCATTGGTTCAAATGTTAAGAATGGTAATAACaactattttcttttatgATATAAGTATGACAAATGTTTTTCCAAGTGTTCAATTATTCTTTGGTTTCCTTTTCAAATTCACTTGTATTCAAATAGTTTCTTGGTTTGTTGCTGTTTTGTTTTCATatcataaaaatattattatcacttcagaaaatttagaaaataataataataataataataataataataataataataataataataataataataataataataataataataataataataataataatattcaaattaaaaaagaatataaaataaatcaattatcagATAGAGAATCACttaaaaatcattataaATATCAAACTAATCAaacaattgaatatttaaaatccaaaattaaatctcaaaaaaatgaataaatattaagaaattatattaaaaatgttaatttaCTCATAGATCAcacttaaaaattaatttttaaagaaataaatattatatacaTATCGTTTTACAAAATGCTTGAATTGTGTAATTTCACactttataatattattattctatttattattgtttttaatggATAATAATAGGTCATAATGAAGGATTCGAACCTACGACTGAATTATATTTGCTAAAAGCTTGCAAGAGGCGAGATTCGAACTCGCGAACCGAATGGATGAGATCTTAAGTCACACGGATTTAACCAGACTTTCCTACCCTTGCTTTGATGAAATTcgattttttttactaaactaggtttttttcattaaaaaggcaacaacacttttttttttcttttctttctttttatttttttatttttttttttttgatatttgacttaaataaaaacaaaagttTTTCTAACcaagaattaattcaattattaaccGGAAAGATCCaatatttagaattaaattacaaataataaatatttattaaatatgcataaaaaaaaaaaaaaaaaaaaaaaacaaaaattatttttaaggGGAGCCGAATAGAAATAAGGTTTGTCAGTACTTTCTAAAGAaggaaaaattaaagatttggTTAAACCtagtgataaaaataaaaaaggtaaattataaaacaataaaaaccCATTAACATATGtgatcaataattaatttttttttttgaatatttatgaCCTTAAggtcaaattttaaaaaaaaaagcaaaaaataaatttggaaataaaaaaacaaaaaaaaaataaaataaaataaacaaaaaaaaattaaaaaaaggaaatgaaattaaataattaaataaaaattcaaaataattcaGAAAAACTTTTCTAATCAGTTACagagaataataaaaattaaaaattaaaattaaaataaatatttattctcATTATTGTAATCATTACATatgaaaattctttttattgaaaTGTTTTCATTACggtaaaacaaaaatttttcaaaaaaaaataaaaaaaaaataaaaaataaataaattaaaataaaaaataaaataaatattttttttttttttttttttttttttttaattaaaaaaaaaaaaataataaaaaaaaaaaaataataaaaaaaaaaaaaaataataaaaaaaaaaaaacacacacagCAACAGGAACAAATacacaaataatttatttatctattcaatttatttcttttttttttttaaacctttttaaaaattaaaaaaaaaaaaaaaaaaaaactaacatatttttttcaaacaaaaaaaagtaataaaaaaaaaaaaagtaataaaaaaaaaaaaaaccaatacatatattattttaatatttaaactcATATACAATACAAAATGGCAACATTAACAACTCCATATGGAGAGAGTAGTGGAAGTGGAAGTGGAAGTGGAAGTGGAAGTGGAAGTGGAAGTGGAAGTGGAAGTGGAAGTGGGAGTGgaagtaataatataaacaataattatttatacccaacaactaccacaacaacaacaactacaactaccgCAAACACATCATCTGGATCATCATCTGCAATGGGAAGCAGCAGAGGAAGTAATACATCTTcaccaaatacaaatacaagcagtaataataataataataataataataataataataataataataataataatagttctattaatataaataagaGTAATAATACTGGTAGcaccaacaataataataataataataataaaaataataataataacaatagtaatagtgaagaaaattcatttaaagttAAAAAGATAATGTATAATGGAAAGAATAGATGCATTCTTACACAAAAAGATAATGGGCCATGTCCTTTGATAGCAATTCTTAATGTTCTTTCACTAAGAGGAGACCTTGAAATCAATGACTCCATTCCATTGATAACTCATGATGGTTTACTCGAAACCATTGGTTCCCATTTATTtgaaaccaaaaaaaatgtaagtttcaaagaaaaaaaaaaaaaaaaaaatttaaaaaaaaaaaaaaaaaaaaaaaaaaaaattaaattaaaaaaaataatttatccgCTAAccataatttcttttttttttttttattattattaaatagtaTGAAGATTCTATTGAACAATTTaattatgaaattaaaataaatgattctATTAATGCATTACCATCAATGATATCAGGTCTAAATCTTGATGTTAAATTTACTGGGTatgtaataaaatatatttaaaatttaattaaaaaaaaaaatgtattttatttattaatttataaatttttatttttatttttatttctagaATTAAGGATTTTGACTCATCATGCGATATGagtatttttcaaatattaaatatagaACTAGTTCATGGTTGGTTAGTTGAACCACAAGATGTTGAATTAGCATCAATTATTGGAGATTTAACTTATAATCAATTGACTGAAAAAATTTGTAACCCAAAATTAGAAGAAGATTTCttaaatgatattgatttaacaaaaatggatattaatagtaataataataacaataataataataataataataataataataataataataatataaacaatttaaatggtaaaaataatttaaggAATTTATATACTGACAGtgtaaaatataaaaataatccaatAAAATCAAGTGGTGAAGATTTATTTTGtcaatataaaatcaaacaatttttaaatgatacaTCATCTCAACTATCATACCATGGTCTTTATGAATTACATTCAAATCTTAAAGATAATGAATTGGTTATATTCTTTAgaaataatcattttaatacattattaaaaaagaatcaaactTTATATATGCTAATTACCGATGAAGGTTATATTAATGAACCAATTATTTGGGAAAAGTTAGAACAAGTATGATTtacattaaattatatttaaatataaaaaaaaaaaaaaaaaaaaaaactcattcattcatttttttaactcACTTATATTAACTCactatcatttaaatttatagatTGATGGGGACACTGAATATGTAAAGTCAGATTTTACAAAATATGTTAAAGAAGATTTATATTCAaattatgataatattaatgaaatatGTGAAGGAAttaacagtaataataatagcaatagcaatagcaataataatattaataataataatataagtTCAGCtcataataatgtaaatacaGAAGCAATGACCGATGAAGAACTTGCACACTATTTGAGTAGCCAAGAAAATGCTCAAAACTTGGATTCAGATTTTGTAGTGGCACTTCAACTACAAAATCAAGAAAACTCTAGAGCTGGTTATAgaaaacaatcaaaacaaaaggaaaagaaagaaaactCTCCAACTCAAAAGAAAGAAAGTAAAATGTGTAAAACTCAATAGggctattttttttttttttttttttttttttgattaacgGGGGCAGTGGGATTGatcaaaatgtaaatataataaattaaaatgtttttcttttttttttatttgccagttattttcttgttttcttttttaaaattggaaaccttgagaatttaaaaaaaaaatgaaaaaaaaaaaaaaaaaaaaaaaaaaaaaaaaaaaaaaaaaaaaaaaaaaaaaatgaaaaaaaaactttgttGTTCGCCCATaaataatctatttttaaaataaaaaatccataaaaatgattttttgaaaataactGTTTGGGGGAATTAAAAGGTGCATGGTTGTGGGTTACTTCGATTTATCATATCATGAACACTAATACAAAGTTGTAATTTGTCTGAAATTGTTACATTAATTTGATGGGATGAGAGGTGTGGCATTCGTCTGCATTCTTCTCGTCCTGTTTAATCAATTGAAACCTTCATTTGCGTATAAAATGGAATAAGAGTTTGGTCTGGATTAATCCATTCGAGATTAATCTGGACTGAGTCTCTAATAATTCCAAACACCTACACCGCAAACACTCaataattcctttttttttttttctttaaaaaaaaaatctattataTGAATTTTTTCCCCTACATGTCGTtgtccaaaataaaaaaacaattacaaaaaaatgaatagtgaataaatttttgattaaaaaaaaaaaaagtaataagaaagtataaaaaaaaaaataaaaaaaataaattacatccatttttttttttttttttttttttttttttttttttaattaattttatatgatTTTGTATTTTTGGGTGCTCAATTTATCAAAACTAAATCcggatttaaaaataaataaaattaaatccttgtttaaaaaaataaaaaataaaaaataaaataaaaaataaaaaatataaaaaataaaataaaaaaataaaaaatataaaaaataaaaaatgaattttttttttttttttttttaattttcattttttttaaaaaaatattaatttcacaCTAAATGATGAACttcaaatatattattagtatttttatttttatattatatgtatgtattttatttttaaaataaaaaaataaataaaaaatatagaaaaaataaaaataaaaaaaaaaaaactcattatttatattttaatataatagaTTAATCTTATTGATGGCGCAAAAGAATTAACACCATTCATTTATGGTGATAGAATTAGTATGGAATGTAAAGATAACGAAGGGAATTGGAAATTAGGTCCAATTTGTTTAaatgtaattaataataatatttaaataataaataaacaaataaatttaaaaaaaaaaaaaaaagtttaatattaaactttttttttttttttttttttttttttttttttttttttcaaaaaaagcaaaaacaAGAACTTAGTGTATATTATGGCAGAGATGCACCACTTTATTGTGGAATTTATATAGATGAAAAAGAACTTAATAGAATTAAAGATGTATTAAATAGAAATTGTAGGATAATCCCATTTCTTTCAAAATtactgtaaaaaaaaaaaaaaaaaaaaaaaaattataatttaataactctcaattattttatttatttattttaataattaaaaaaaaaaaaaaaaaaaaaaagcatcATGGGAATGTAGAATACCAATATCATCAGAAAGTAATACTGATGATATTTATATACCACTTTCAATTCAATTATGGGGATATCCTCAAGATGATCATTTAGATATTACAACTcactataattttatatttcatGTTGAAAAAGGTATTATAATTGGTGCAACTTTATATCCAGGTAAGTGATCacattttggaaaaaataaataaataaataaataaataaataaataaataaataataactttataattataattttttttttttttttttatagttaaAGATAAATTTCAAGATGTTCGTAAGGGTGCAGTATTTACAATTCATGGTGCAATTAAATGGTTTAATGGAGGTTCTCATgttgaattaaatgattcattgaaattaataaaagataatacaaatgattttttaaataatttagattaTTGGATTGTTATCCTTTGGATTGTTTTATCAATGTTTacatctttaattttattttcattaatttataaatataaattaaaaccaaatttaataagaaaatatttaaaaaatgattaggtaaaaaaaaaaaaataaaaaataaaaaataaaaaataaaaaattaaaaaataaaattaaaaaaaaaaataaaatttaaaaaataaaattttaattttaaaccaccattattcatcataattataatcattatcatcattaattaaattaataacttgaataaaataatttaaaaaaaaattaagaaacaaacctcttttttttttttatatattttaattaaattataaaagtgattgaaaaaaaaaaattaaaaataaaatccttTATAAATCTTgtggtttatttttagacTAAACATAAATCAACAACGATCATGTGCATACtttgaaaaattttctttttattttattttttatttttttttccaaattttttttttttttaatttaattttttatttttttattttttaatttttttttttttttttttcgaatgGGGACcctgcaaaaaaaaaaaaaaaaaaaaaaaaaaaaaaagagaaaaaaaaaattattaatatataacatttatatttatacaaATATAATAGGTAAATATTGCtatccatttttatttttttttttttttttttattttttttttttttttattttttattttttttttttttttattttttattttttttttttttttacacttttttaaatataatatttttttttttttttttttttttacacaattaatttagttttcttaaattaaatcaaatatttctttattttttacattattaaattgaaaaaaaaaaaaaaaaaaaaaaaaatttgtatgttctttttttgttttttttttttttctctatttattatcaaataaaaaaaataaaataaataaaaaaaaaataaaaaaaataaataaataaataataaataaaaaaaaaaccatttagGGGTGGTGTTTGATCAATAGACATCTATTTACCATCGTTGTGATATTAGAAGTcttaatcaaatttttattttttttttatttttttttatttatttatttttaaattatacatTCGATTGTATAATACACAACTAAATCATTCatataaataatcatttatatttaattttttaaaaaaaaaattttaaagaaatttttttttattttattttaacacAAACCTctcacactttttttttttttttttttttttttataatttttttttttttttttttttttttttttttttgttttaaatcaaaaaaaaaaaaaaaaaaataataataataataataataaaaataaaaacctcAAACACACATATTTACATAACTCAAAAcataactattattttttatttaatatcacccaaatcataattttttaattttttttttttttttttttttttttttttttttttttttttgatttttttttttttttttttgaattttttttttttttaaaaatttttatttttattttttttttttgccaaCCTAACTAACagactaaaaaataaaaaaaatataaaaaaaattagtttacTGTACTATTACCACAAAAActtttagaaaaagaaactttcaaatatatttttattaccattatttttttttttaaaaattacactaaaaactaaaaaaaaaaaagtaagaataataataaaaaaaaaaaacctgtaaaatttataaaaaaacaatatcaacaaaaaaaaaaaaaaaaaaaaaaaaattatcgtCAATATATAAttccattttatttgtaaaacaataaaaaaaaaaagtaaaaaaaaacacaaaacaaaagaaaatacACAAtgtcaaaattattaaaattagttatcgttggtgatggtggtgttggtaaaTCGGCACTTACTATTCAATTAACACAAAATCAATTCATTGCTGAATATGATCCAACTATAGGTAtgtattaaaataatcaaataaaattaaaaggttaacaaaaaaaaaaaataaaaaaataaaaaaaaataccaaacattttatattaaccctttttttttattatcattttttttctttcttttacATTTAGAAAACTCTTATCGTAAACAAGTAAACATTGATGAAGAAGTTTACATGTTAGATATTTTAGATACAGCCGGTCAAGAGTATgcattcatttattattttttttattattatttttttttttgttttatttttttattattttttttgacctttactaatattatttatttatcaataatgatcaaatcaaatcaaatcaaatcaaatcaaatcaaatcaaatcaaatcaaatcaaatcaaatcaaatcaaatcaaatcaaatcaaatcaaatcaaatcaaatcaaatcaaatcaaatcaaatcaaatcaaaccAAATCAATCAAACCAAATACAACCAAATCAATTCtcatcaaatcaaaaaaaaatttaaaaaattataaaataacaGAGAGTATAGCGCTATGAGAGATCAATATATTAGATCAGGTAGaggatttttaattgtttacaGTATTATATCAAGAGCAAGTTTTGAAGCTGTTACAACATTCCGTGAACAAATTTTAAGAGTTAAGGATCTCTCAACCTATCCTATCGTAATCATTGGAAATAAAGCAGATTTACCAGACAAAGATAGAAAAGTACCACCAATGGAGGGTAAGGAGTTAGCAAAAAGTTTTGGTGCACCATTTTTAGAAACATCAGCCAAATCTAGAGTAAACGTTGAAGAGGCCTTCTTTACCCTCgttagagaaattaaaagatggaATCAAAATCCACAAAACGAAGAGATGCTCCCACCAAAGAAAAGGGGATGTATTATattgtaaattttaaaaaataaaaaaaaaaaacaaacctacccataaaaaaaaaaaaaaaaaaaaaaaataaaaaataaaaaaaaaaaaaaaaaaaataagaaataaaataaaatttgatcaGATATAAtagaataattttatttttagaattgtTTAATCTCCACCATTGACTAAACACACTAATGTTTGTTGTGTgggatatttttaattttcgtatttttatattttttttttttttttagtttttcattttttttttttttttttttttaaatttaatttcaacacACCAttagatattattttatatgcaaagatttacaaaattatatattgaaaataatgatgatgataataataataataatgaaaatatagaaAGATCATTAGAAGGAAAAGATGCAATTTTTAGTAATATTATAGCATGCATTACAATTGGAGATATTATGAAATCATTATTAGGTCCCTGTAGTAGggataaattaataatcaataaatataatGAGATTATAGTTAGTAATGATGGATACACTGTTttgaaatcaattcaattagAACATCCTTGCTCAAAAATGATGGTAGAATTAAGTTTTTCGATGGATGATCAAAATGGTGATGGTACTACATCAGTTGTAGTTTTGagttcatttttattaagaaaatctttaaaattattaaacggTTCTTCAactaatattagtaataataataatagtggtggtattggtagtggtggtggatCAATTCatccaattaaaattataaatggaTTTGTTCGTGCATCTAAAATtgcaattgaatcaattattaatcaatcaaaatcatttgatattaataCTGACCAAggtaaaaatttaatgatgcAAACTTGTAAAACCActttaaattctaaattaatatcacatacaaatccaattttatcaaagtatttatttaattaaaatattattaaaatattaaaagttttatattaattatatatatttttttttaatagattagcaattgattcaatattaatgatatcaaatttaaaaggttcaatttcaacagaatcaataaatattatttcaattcAAGGCGAATCAGTTGAAAAGTCAACTATTTATCCATATTTTATATTACCTCATTCATTAATTACAccattttattcaaatagtaataataataatggtgattttaaaattttatttttaaatttatcaaataatggtaataatattaataataataataatattttaaatattgaagataatattaataaagaagaaaataatataaaatcaattgtaatatcattaaaaaagaaaggaATTTCAATGATTGGAATTTTAGAAGATTTAAAtataccaaatttaaatatttcaaatttattattatcttatTTAACAAAAGCTAAAATATCAGTTTTAAaaccattttcatttgaaaaaatgaaatatttatcCAATAGATTAAATATaccaataatttttgataaatctgaaatcattaaatctgacaatttcaaaacttttaaatcaattaaatatcaaactattaataatgaaaatttaattcattttgaaaatcatattatcactactactaataatcaaaatgatgatagttgttgttataataataataataataataataataataataataataataataataataataataataataataataataataataataataataataataataataataatattttaccaACTATTATTTTAAGAGGTACAACAATAATggaattaaaagaaactGAAAGAGCATTACATGATGCATTATGTGTATTAAGGAATTTAATTCGAAATCCAATTGTTGTACCTGGTGGTAGTGCTTGTGAAATTGAagcatcaaaaaaaataaatgatttctttaataattcaatcattataactaatggtaataataataatgataatactactattattaatagagATGAATTATTGGCAATGTTATCATTTGCAGAATCATTAGAGGAAATATCAGAAACACTTTGCCAAAATTCAGGTATTGATAATCATTTAGAGGTTGTATTAAAACTTAAACAAATTCATTTAGagaataaattaaacaattctaaaaatattggaattgatttaaaagtaAATTCTATTGGTGATATGTTTGAGTATGGTGTATTGGAAACACTTTCTAACAAATTGGCACAAATAACAATGGCAACAGAAATTGTAACAAGCATTTTGAAGATTGATGAAATAGtttattgtaaataaatataataccGTTTATAAAAAGATTGATGAAATAGTTTATTGtaatacttttttatattattatttttattgttttttttttaaaatgtttttttggtttattaatttatgtATGTCCTTAAGCATTTtattcttcattttcttaATTTGACCACTTTTATATGAAATtactattttcaaattattaaatagatAGAAATTTGGTAggaaaactttaaaattgattttttttttaaatttataaattagttttttttttttatagtgaGTGAAGAGTGTGTTGAGTGTTGTGATATATTTGTTGAGATTTGTTGGTAGTGTTACAGAGTGAATTGGAGAGTTCCAATTCTTGCGAAATCTCTCAGTTGTTTGGATATGATagatttgtattttttggcTTGTTTGTTATTTGTggctttttttcttttctaattagtttgtgtttgttgtttttggttAATGAAATATccaatttgaattttaaatttttttttttttttttaataacatcaCTCAATTTGAGTGTGTTCTAGGAGAGTTTAtttgtagtttttttttttttatattttttttttttttattcttatttttttattattattattattatattattattattattatattattattattattattattgttataattttttttttttttttttttttttttttttttttttttttatgggtAGTTGGTGTT
This region of Dictyostelium discoideum AX4 chromosome 3 chromosome, whole genome shotgun sequence genomic DNA includes:
- the fam63B gene encoding DUF544 family protein, which gives rise to MATLTTPYGESSGSGSGSGSGSGSGSGSGSGSGSGSNNINNNYLYPTTTTTTTTTTTANTSSGSSSAMGSSRGSNTSSPNTNTSSNNNNNNNNNNNNNNNNNSSININKSNNTGSTNNNNNNNNKNNNNNNSNSEENSFKVKKIMYNGKNRCILTQKDNGPCPLIAILNVLSLRGDLEINDSIPLITHDGLLETIGSHLFETKKNYEDSIEQFNYEIKINDSINALPSMISGLNLDVKFTGIKDFDSSCDMSIFQILNIELVHGWLVEPQDVELASIIGDLTYNQLTEKICNPKLEEDFLNDIDLTKMDINSNNNNNNNNNNNNNNNNNNINNLNGKNNLRNLYTDSVKYKNNPIKSSGEDLFCQYKIKQFLNDTSSQLSYHGLYELHSNLKDNELVIFFRNNHFNTLLKKNQTLYMLITDEGYINEPIIWEKLEQIDGDTEYVKSDFTKYVKEDLYSNYDNINEICEGINSNNNSNSNSNNNINNNNISSAHNNVNTEAMTDEELAHYLSSQENAQNLDSDFVVALQLQNQENSRAGYRKQSKQKEKKENSPTQKKESKMCKTQ
- the rasC gene encoding Ras GTPase, which codes for MSKLLKLVIVGDGGVGKSALTIQLTQNQFIAEYDPTIENSYRKQVNIDEEVYMLDILDTAGQEEYSAMRDQYIRSGRGFLIVYSIISRASFEAVTTFREQILRVKDLSTYPIVIIGNKADLPDKDRKVPPMEGKELAKSFGAPFLETSAKSRVNVEEAFFTLVREIKRWNQNPQNEEMLPPKKRGCIIL